In Ferroplasma sp., a single window of DNA contains:
- a CDS encoding FAD-dependent oxidoreductase, which translates to MMQFNVSSTERDYETDYDVIIIGAGAAGYSAGVYIKRSGMSVAIMERESVPGGNTAVSPLVENYLGYTAIEGADLAENFRKHYAQYGKIITEIDVRDIKKEGDKFKITTNRSDFTARAVIVTTGTTHRKMNVKGEDEYYGKGISYCSTCDGYLFKGKDVAVIGGGNSGAISALYLDGIAKNVSIIAHSKIKKCEDAYIKSIDEKKIPFILNAETEEFLGDGKKLNGLKYKDLKTGEEKTVKLDGVFVYIGVIPQTSFLKNIGVKLDNHGFIIGDEKGRTNIPGIYAAGDVLSGSEEQIATAVGDGSKAAITLYTDLINKKF; encoded by the coding sequence ATGATGCAGTTTAATGTTAGTTCTACAGAAAGAGATTATGAAACTGATTATGATGTAATTATAATAGGTGCAGGTGCAGCAGGCTATTCTGCAGGTGTGTACATAAAAAGATCGGGCATGAGCGTTGCCATTATGGAACGTGAATCGGTGCCAGGAGGAAACACTGCAGTGTCCCCGCTTGTTGAGAACTATCTGGGATATACGGCCATAGAGGGTGCTGACCTTGCAGAAAATTTCAGGAAGCACTATGCACAGTACGGGAAAATAATTACTGAGATAGATGTAAGGGATATCAAAAAGGAAGGAGATAAATTCAAAATCACAACGAACCGTTCTGATTTCACAGCCAGGGCTGTTATAGTTACAACAGGTACAACCCACAGAAAAATGAACGTAAAGGGTGAGGATGAATATTACGGAAAAGGGATATCATACTGCTCCACATGCGATGGCTATTTATTCAAGGGCAAGGACGTTGCAGTTATAGGCGGCGGCAATTCAGGAGCCATATCAGCCCTGTACCTTGATGGAATAGCCAAAAATGTATCCATTATAGCACACTCAAAAATTAAAAAGTGTGAGGATGCCTACATAAAATCCATAGATGAAAAGAAAATCCCCTTTATACTGAATGCTGAAACCGAAGAATTTCTGGGTGATGGCAAGAAACTCAATGGATTAAAGTATAAAGACCTGAAAACCGGTGAGGAGAAGACTGTGAAACTGGATGGTGTATTTGTTTACATAGGTGTGATTCCACAGACATCCTTCCTTAAAAACATAGGTGTGAAACTCGATAACCACGGATTTATCATTGGTGATGAGAAGGGAAGGACAAACATTCCTGGAATATACGCGGCAGGAGACGTTCTATCCGGCAGTGAGGAACAGATAGCAACCGCAGTAGGAGATGGAAGTAAGGCCGCAATAACACTCTATACTGATTTAATAAATAAAAAGTTTTAA
- the argF gene encoding ornithine carbamoyltransferase: MKRDILSVADMQNDLEDIIDLSIKLKKDRTIKFSEKKILGMIFEKPSTRTRISLEAAMEQLNGHAIYLSPKDMHLGDGETIADTARVMSRFLDVISYRAFDYKNVRELAKYSTVPVLNALDNREHPMQIVADFMTIMEKKHRLEGLKMAYIGDGNNMANSLLIGAAITGMDISVACPEHHDPDQDLLYRARDIALKTGSRIEIVRDPRTAVDSSDIVYTDVWVSMGEESEREKKEKAFKNFQVNEDLVDFADRNYIFMHCLPARRGLEVTDGVIDGIHSVVFDEAENRLYSEKGVIYTVLS; encoded by the coding sequence ATGAAAAGGGATATACTTTCCGTTGCTGATATGCAGAACGACCTTGAAGATATAATAGATTTATCCATAAAGCTCAAGAAGGACAGGACAATTAAATTTTCTGAAAAAAAAATTCTTGGAATGATTTTTGAAAAGCCAAGTACAAGAACAAGGATATCACTGGAGGCTGCAATGGAGCAGCTCAATGGGCATGCTATTTACCTGAGCCCGAAGGATATGCACCTTGGTGACGGTGAAACAATAGCTGATACCGCCAGGGTAATGTCCAGGTTTCTTGATGTGATCTCATATCGTGCATTCGATTATAAGAATGTCAGGGAACTGGCCAAATATTCAACGGTACCGGTACTCAATGCACTGGACAATAGGGAGCATCCCATGCAGATTGTTGCAGACTTTATGACCATAATGGAGAAAAAGCACAGGCTTGAAGGGCTTAAAATGGCTTACATAGGCGATGGAAACAATATGGCAAACTCACTTCTTATAGGTGCTGCCATAACAGGCATGGATATATCAGTTGCGTGCCCGGAACACCATGATCCGGATCAGGATCTATTATACAGGGCCAGGGACATAGCCCTGAAAACAGGAAGCAGGATAGAGATAGTAAGAGACCCAAGAACTGCAGTGGATTCCTCAGATATAGTGTACACAGACGTATGGGTCTCAATGGGAGAGGAAAGCGAGAGGGAAAAAAAGGAAAAAGCCTTCAAAAATTTCCAGGTCAATGAGGACCTTGTAGATTTTGCAGATCGTAATTATATATTCATGCACTGCCTCCCTGCCAGAAGGGGCCTAGAAGTTACCGACGGTGTAATAGACGGTATACACAGCGTTGTATTCGATGAGGCTGAAAACAGGCTTTACAGTGAAAAGGGAGTAATATATACTGTGCTCTCATGA
- a CDS encoding winged helix-turn-helix domain-containing protein codes for MVRNNDEYAFELESWCIGAHGTGNNYSKIVKDSTGLKIFLLFLPGTIIDKINILKNVSIPEEIERENRIAVYSGMVDSNIKKLADSINIQLVKSLRFNSGLYNIIVRVNNYAVKKPFLSSRAKRSKVDIQREILESIISNPTTSITKIVYRCNLNYRYCTNLISEMLKLSYLQMIEDGSGMRYTATSKGIKYLNNLRKLNPS; via the coding sequence ATGGTCAGGAATAATGATGAATATGCATTTGAACTTGAAAGCTGGTGTATTGGGGCTCATGGTACAGGCAATAACTATTCAAAAATAGTGAAAGACTCCACAGGACTTAAGATATTTTTATTGTTTCTGCCAGGTACCATTATTGACAAGATTAATATTTTAAAAAATGTAAGTATACCGGAAGAGATAGAGCGGGAAAACAGAATTGCAGTTTATTCTGGCATGGTAGATAGCAATATCAAAAAACTGGCAGATTCTATTAACATACAGCTGGTTAAATCATTGCGATTTAATTCTGGTCTTTATAATATTATTGTAAGGGTTAACAACTATGCCGTAAAAAAACCATTCCTGAGTTCCAGAGCCAAAAGATCCAAGGTTGATATACAGAGGGAAATACTGGAATCCATAATATCAAACCCGACCACGTCCATAACTAAAATCGTGTACAGATGCAATTTAAATTATAGATACTGTACAAATTTAATAAGCGAAATGTTAAAGTTGAGTTACCTGCAGATGATTGAGGATGGATCAGGAATGCGGTACACAGCAACCAGTAAGGGCATTAAATATTTAAATAATTTAAGAAAATTGAATCCGAGTTAG
- a CDS encoding winged helix-turn-helix domain-containing protein, with the protein MVKNSTIVFDSNEWEEVYNGIVSSRGDIYKVDLILRSIKTGEEVPVVMLRGSSDSKIKKIKEFTENVSRNQYTRKIAIYGGVIPPELREISLKFNITLCHKIILNHTNMSKIIEVPASQVEKPLQQPENKYEKIQRREKIFIIKEILDTVNSSEGINITKIIYKCNLNYQYAIKLLENLIQKGMVDVMEYKNGIKYTITSEGKNYLNELKSL; encoded by the coding sequence ATGGTAAAGAATTCAACTATAGTTTTTGACAGCAATGAATGGGAAGAAGTGTATAACGGAATAGTCAGCAGTAGGGGGGATATATATAAGGTGGACCTAATCCTTCGCTCAATAAAAACAGGAGAAGAAGTTCCAGTGGTTATGCTCAGGGGAAGTTCTGATAGCAAGATAAAGAAAATCAAAGAATTTACAGAGAATGTATCAAGGAATCAGTATACCAGAAAAATTGCAATATATGGAGGTGTGATTCCCCCGGAATTGCGTGAAATATCACTTAAATTTAATATTACCCTATGCCACAAGATAATACTGAACCATACAAATATGTCAAAGATAATTGAAGTGCCTGCGAGCCAGGTGGAAAAGCCACTACAGCAACCTGAGAATAAATATGAAAAAATACAGCGCCGTGAGAAAATATTTATAATCAAGGAAATACTGGATACAGTCAATTCCAGTGAGGGGATAAATATTACAAAGATAATATACAAATGCAACCTAAATTACCAGTATGCCATAAAATTGCTTGAAAATCTTATACAGAAGGGTATGGTGGATGTTATGGAATATAAGAACGGTATTAAATATACAATAACTTCAGAGGGGAAAAATTACCTGAATGAGCTTAAGTCATTATAA
- a CDS encoding signal peptidase I, with protein MKRILSLVLAYIIVYQLSLAYLKNTWITVLLSLIPLLPMVFNIRLNINMDIVKMAAMGIFMEIFLLEPGIAFHKITFHFYAGVLPSTLAYSAITAFSLYLVLLCIEKSGIKNFAIEGLIFGSTVLLFYYPYYVLIDTKTIFSIAVFNIIFIFFLALTVLFIFYKSGFNFAGILSFLFIFMVFTSLSINIDVSKYYYLMWEMITLSLVIFISDFIMKSSFNFKNVFSGNRINLKKALKNSKWLIVIVVIVSIASIAIAPGISDHSYFVIGDPTGSMYPVIKPGSILFVGPIKASSVKVGDIIVFNAPWENGTLFAHQVIRICYIGGHEYFRTKGVANPSQDPDPVPTYDVRGHVLFSIPYLGYTLIYSKIILAIVFVGIAGMLLYPGRKSKTWKTKNVRW; from the coding sequence ATGAAAAGAATACTGTCACTTGTACTGGCATACATAATAGTGTACCAGCTATCCTTAGCTTATCTGAAAAATACATGGATAACAGTGTTGCTATCACTTATTCCTCTTCTTCCAATGGTTTTCAATATAAGGCTGAACATTAACATGGATATAGTAAAGATGGCAGCCATGGGAATATTTATGGAAATTTTCCTGCTGGAGCCGGGAATAGCCTTCCATAAAATTACTTTCCATTTCTATGCTGGTGTTCTTCCCTCAACACTGGCATATTCTGCTATTACCGCATTTTCATTATACCTTGTACTGCTCTGCATTGAAAAATCAGGAATAAAGAATTTTGCCATTGAAGGATTAATATTCGGGTCCACAGTCCTATTATTTTATTATCCATATTATGTCCTGATTGACACAAAAACAATATTTTCTATTGCAGTTTTCAACATAATTTTCATATTCTTCCTGGCATTGACAGTGCTGTTTATTTTCTATAAATCAGGATTCAATTTTGCAGGAATTCTCAGTTTTCTCTTCATATTCATGGTTTTTACATCACTTTCTATCAACATTGATGTTTCTAAATACTACTATCTTATGTGGGAAATGATTACCCTTTCCCTGGTTATATTTATCTCAGATTTTATAATGAAATCCTCATTTAATTTCAAAAACGTGTTTTCCGGAAACAGAATCAATTTGAAAAAGGCACTTAAGAACTCAAAGTGGCTTATTGTTATAGTGGTTATTGTGAGCATAGCATCAATAGCAATAGCGCCGGGAATTTCTGATCATAGTTACTTCGTTATAGGCGATCCAACAGGGAGCATGTATCCTGTTATAAAGCCTGGATCCATACTTTTTGTGGGGCCAATAAAAGCATCCTCAGTGAAAGTTGGTGATATAATAGTATTCAATGCTCCATGGGAAAATGGTACTTTGTTTGCCCACCAGGTGATAAGGATATGCTATATAGGGGGGCATGAGTATTTCAGGACCAAGGGTGTGGCCAATCCATCACAGGACCCGGACCCGGTGCCGACCTATGATGTTAGGGGGCATGTCCTCTTTTCTATTCCATATCTTGGATATACTTTGATTTATTCAAAGATTATACTGGCAATTGTTTTTGTAGGGATTGCAGGCATGCTTCTGTATCCGGGGAGAAAGAGCAAAACGTGGAAAACGAAAAATGTTAGGTGGTAA
- a CDS encoding DUF5305 family protein has product MNRKLHLAIIIILAVAIIFSSFIILEPREHSREISETNFISSAQVNLEANITNNSLYSSNHLYNPTVIYEKLLKNMTVYITANFLSSSKQTVFIDYSIGVISSSPSWSKLFSSNSSTLEFNGSRTISGMVIPLNLSCLYNQSAEIDSQLGYTGTSPTVDINITVQDPVSGISSSTYLLISQGNHYYSVKYGSPASMTGTADIKDAYGSKPIIGLPVLYGYIIIIPSAILFVFLAVTYIGFPKKKSKLDLKLQEFGDRIIDVEAMPKGIVTKVDTFDELVKLSDAYHEPLFYIKKSSLFFVSHDFKNYVYSYRGVEK; this is encoded by the coding sequence ATGAATAGAAAACTGCATCTGGCAATTATAATAATTCTGGCAGTCGCTATTATTTTTTCTTCATTTATTATACTTGAGCCCAGGGAGCATAGCAGGGAAATCTCTGAAACCAATTTCATATCAAGCGCGCAGGTAAACCTTGAGGCCAATATAACAAATAATAGCCTGTATAGTTCTAATCACCTTTACAATCCAACCGTTATATATGAAAAACTGCTGAAAAATATGACAGTATATATAACCGCAAATTTTCTGTCTTCCAGTAAACAAACAGTATTTATTGACTATTCCATAGGTGTAATATCATCAAGCCCTTCATGGTCCAAGCTATTCAGCTCAAACAGTTCAACGCTGGAATTCAACGGAAGCCGGACTATTTCAGGCATGGTGATTCCTTTAAACCTTTCATGCCTTTATAATCAGTCGGCTGAAATAGATAGCCAGCTTGGATATACAGGAACAAGCCCTACAGTTGACATAAATATAACTGTCCAGGATCCTGTAAGTGGAATTTCCTCAAGCACCTACCTTCTGATAAGCCAGGGAAACCATTACTATTCGGTGAAATATGGCAGCCCGGCCAGCATGACTGGAACAGCAGATATAAAAGATGCCTACGGCAGCAAGCCTATAATAGGCCTGCCGGTTTTATATGGATATATAATAATAATTCCATCAGCCATACTTTTTGTTTTCTTGGCTGTCACGTACATTGGTTTTCCGAAAAAGAAAAGCAAACTGGATCTGAAACTTCAGGAGTTCGGGGACCGGATAATAGATGTGGAAGCAATGCCGAAGGGTATTGTAACAAAGGTGGATACATTTGATGAACTGGTTAAATTATCGGATGCCTACCATGAACCATTATTCTATATAAAAAAGAGTTCACTTTTCTTCGTGTCCCATGATTTCAAAAATTATGTCTATTCCTACAGAGGGGTTGAGAAATGA